One window from the genome of Spiractinospora alimapuensis encodes:
- a CDS encoding ArsA-related P-loop ATPase gives MADTLLHRRLRGVSARGPAPDNSAPRLHVVTGKGGTGKTTVAAAMALSLAARGHRVLLMEVEGRQGIAELFGTPPLPYDERWISGVGDEGSVHALAVDAEQALLEYLDIFYGIRRAAHALTRLGVVDFATTVAPGMRDVLLTGKAVEAVRRRRDPARRSRWSSESDRPVDGDQEFAYDRVVLDGPPTGRIAQFLSVNAEVAGLAKVGPIRNHAERVMRVIRSPQTAVHFVTTLEEMPVQESLDGVAQVRDTGIPVGGLLLNMTREQLLSDAELARAAAGDVDTADLRDALESVDTPQASRAADLLARELVGHARRIGVEKRMRHRLEEVELPVTSLPLLPDGVDPAGLRELAKHLTAVGTP, from the coding sequence ATGGCCGACACACTACTTCACCGTAGACTTCGAGGAGTGAGCGCACGCGGTCCGGCACCAGACAACTCGGCTCCCCGCCTGCACGTCGTGACGGGCAAGGGCGGAACCGGTAAGACGACTGTCGCGGCCGCCATGGCGCTGAGCCTCGCCGCGCGCGGCCATCGTGTCCTGCTGATGGAGGTCGAGGGACGTCAGGGCATCGCCGAGCTCTTCGGCACCCCGCCCCTTCCCTATGACGAACGCTGGATCTCCGGGGTGGGGGACGAGGGCTCGGTGCACGCGCTCGCGGTCGACGCCGAGCAGGCGCTGCTGGAGTACCTGGACATCTTCTACGGGATCCGGCGCGCCGCCCACGCGCTGACCCGGCTCGGAGTGGTCGACTTCGCGACCACCGTCGCGCCGGGCATGCGTGACGTCCTGCTCACCGGCAAGGCGGTGGAGGCGGTCCGCCGTCGGCGCGACCCCGCGCGCCGCTCGCGCTGGTCCTCGGAGTCCGACCGTCCCGTGGACGGCGACCAGGAGTTCGCCTACGACCGCGTCGTGCTCGACGGGCCGCCCACCGGTCGGATCGCCCAGTTCCTCAGTGTCAACGCCGAGGTCGCCGGTCTCGCCAAGGTGGGGCCGATCCGCAACCACGCGGAACGCGTCATGCGGGTCATCCGTTCCCCTCAGACGGCGGTGCACTTCGTGACGACCCTGGAGGAGATGCCGGTGCAGGAGTCCCTGGACGGCGTCGCCCAGGTGCGGGACACGGGGATCCCCGTCGGCGGCCTGCTGTTGAACATGACGCGGGAGCAGCTCCTCTCCGACGCCGAGCTGGCGCGGGCCGCGGCGGGTGACGTGGACACTGCCGACCTGCGCGACGCCCTGGAGTCGGTGGACACACCCCAGGCGTCCCGGGCCGCGGATCTCCTCGCACGCGAACTCGTGGGGCACGCCCGCCGGATCGGCGTGGAGAAGCGGATGCGCCACCGCCTGGAGGAGGTCGAGCTTCCCGTGACATCGCTGCCGCTCCTGCCCGACGGTGTGGACCCCGCCGGGCTCCGCGAACTGGCCAAGCACCTCACCGCGGTGGGCACGCCATGA
- a CDS encoding ArsA family ATPase: protein MSELTIPPPSGSRGNPALDCDALLVDAETRIVVCCGAGGVGKTTTAAALALRAAELGRDAVVITVDPARRLAQALGLTELDNTPRPVELGPGARGSLHAMMLDMKRTFDEVVTDNADPARAEEILANPFYQSLSTSFSGTQEYMAMEKLGQLRRDGDWDLIIVDTPPSRSALDFLDAPKRLGRFLDGKLIRFLTAPAGGNGRAYLRILGTGFGLVTGFVNKVVGAQALRDLQTFVTQFDAVFGGFQERARRTYELLQAPGTAFLVVAAPESDALREASYFIERLGSDRMPMSGLVLNRTHHSDLTWLTAAESGARADALDDAGRSPLAASALRLHADRLRARAKETRVLAEFTAQHPAIPLVEVPALPEDVHDLSGLHKVGRSLSVEDRAAS, encoded by the coding sequence ATGAGCGAGCTAACCATCCCGCCCCCCTCCGGATCCCGCGGCAACCCGGCCCTGGACTGCGACGCCCTTCTCGTCGACGCCGAGACGCGCATCGTCGTCTGCTGCGGCGCGGGAGGCGTGGGCAAGACCACCACCGCGGCGGCCCTCGCGCTCCGGGCGGCTGAGCTCGGTCGGGACGCCGTGGTCATCACGGTGGACCCGGCACGCCGGCTCGCCCAGGCACTCGGCCTGACGGAGCTGGACAACACCCCACGACCCGTGGAGCTGGGACCCGGTGCGCGGGGAAGCCTGCACGCCATGATGCTCGACATGAAGCGCACCTTCGACGAGGTCGTCACCGACAACGCCGACCCCGCCCGCGCCGAGGAGATCCTCGCCAACCCCTTCTACCAGTCGCTGTCGACCAGCTTCTCCGGCACACAGGAGTACATGGCGATGGAGAAGCTGGGGCAGCTCCGGCGGGACGGTGACTGGGACCTCATCATCGTCGACACCCCGCCGAGCCGGTCGGCGCTGGACTTCCTCGACGCCCCCAAGCGCCTCGGCCGGTTCCTTGACGGCAAGCTCATCAGGTTCCTGACCGCGCCCGCCGGCGGAAACGGACGCGCTTACCTGCGCATCCTCGGCACGGGGTTCGGGCTGGTGACGGGGTTCGTCAACAAGGTCGTCGGGGCCCAGGCGCTGCGGGACCTCCAGACCTTCGTGACCCAGTTCGACGCGGTGTTCGGTGGCTTCCAGGAACGGGCGCGACGCACCTACGAACTCCTGCAGGCCCCGGGGACCGCGTTCCTGGTGGTCGCCGCGCCCGAGAGCGACGCACTACGCGAGGCGTCGTACTTCATCGAACGGCTGGGCTCCGACCGGATGCCGATGTCGGGGCTCGTGCTGAACCGCACGCACCACAGTGACCTGACCTGGCTGACCGCAGCGGAAAGCGGCGCCCGGGCCGACGCCCTCGACGACGCGGGGCGATCCCCGCTCGCGGCGTCGGCCCTGCGCCTGCACGCCGACCGACTGCGGGCCCGAGCGAAGGAGACGCGGGTGCTGGCGGAGTTCACCGCACAGCATCCCGCCATCCCCCTCGTGGAGGTCCCCGCCCTCCCCGAGGACGTCCACGATCTCTCGGGCCTGCACAAGGTCGGACGCTCGTTGTCTGTGGAGGACCGCGCCGCCTCGTGA
- a CDS encoding WhiB family transcriptional regulator, which translates to MWSNDWASRGLCREGDPDALFVQGAQQNRAKMLCRGCPVRTECLADALDDRIEFGVWGGMTERERRALLRRRPDVTSWRALLERARADYLRASGPEENENREELIAS; encoded by the coding sequence ATGTGGAGCAATGATTGGGCAAGTAGGGGCCTGTGTCGCGAAGGAGACCCGGACGCGCTGTTCGTCCAGGGGGCCCAACAGAACCGAGCGAAGATGCTGTGCCGGGGCTGTCCGGTCCGGACGGAGTGTCTGGCGGACGCCTTGGACGACCGCATCGAGTTCGGCGTGTGGGGAGGGATGACCGAACGGGAGCGTCGCGCGTTACTACGACGCCGCCCGGACGTGACCTCCTGGCGGGCGCTGCTGGAGCGCGCCCGAGCGGACTACCTCCGCGCCAGTGGCCCGGAGGAGAACGAGAACCGTGAGGAGCTCATCGCGAGCTGA
- a CDS encoding penicillin-binding protein has protein sequence MVQRIGQLFGVSVMAGVLVAAMILPAVGGLGLTARDVATGFLNMPSELETLTPPQRSIIYDSEGGEIAQVYDRNRELIELEDMSPILQEAIIAIEDSRFYEHGGIDIQGTFRAAIRTLRGDTQGGSSITQQYVKNVLVESATSREEVEDAQAETLARKIRELRYAVTLEQELTKDEILEGYLNIAYFGDGAYGAESASQHFFSVSADELELDEAATLAGAVRFPFQYNPRLNPDEAVDRRNTVLDRMAENEMITWEEAEETKEADLDLDAADMPDNGCVPSDAPFFCDYVINHITNSEEFGEDEEERDRWLKTAGLEIHTTLDPDMQEAAQDAVDKWVPRDNESRKVAAEVLVEPGTGEIRAMAQSRDYGPDEDELGVTSINFTTDYDNGGSTGFQAGSTFKTVTLAAALDQGLGFGTSFDSPGSMTITGQTNCEGGTLAPWSVSNAGESDSGGHNMISGTKGSVNTYFAQLQRRVGLCDVIEMAETLGLERADGTSFDNPNTQANNSFTLGSEEVSPMRVANAYAVFASGGQLCEPQPFTEIYDSVKDETLEFDSDCEQVIDEDVAAGVSYILSQTFKGGTTNGLDIGRPAAAKTGSTDGTAAAWFAGFTPNLSGAVFVGDPRGPQEYPLRNVNIGGRYYGQVYGATIPGPIWQETFREAVEKIPEESFPSAPSRFGSTSSQPSGGGSDTQTAAAGGVPDVVGQTEEAAVAALDDAGYNVNVSGSPISSAEPAGSVAAVNPDPGTSLPSGATVNLFLSNGEGGADGALNDHGQPAIWPGSTRDPDHGEA, from the coding sequence GTGGTGCAGCGGATCGGCCAGCTCTTCGGTGTCAGTGTCATGGCGGGAGTGCTAGTGGCCGCCATGATCCTGCCTGCGGTGGGCGGACTCGGTCTGACCGCGCGCGACGTCGCGACCGGCTTCCTCAACATGCCCAGCGAACTCGAGACGCTGACGCCCCCGCAGCGGTCGATCATCTACGACAGCGAGGGGGGCGAAATCGCGCAGGTCTATGACCGAAACCGCGAGCTCATCGAGCTGGAGGACATGTCGCCGATCCTGCAAGAGGCCATCATCGCCATTGAGGACAGCCGTTTCTACGAGCACGGTGGCATCGATATCCAGGGCACCTTCCGCGCCGCGATACGCACCTTGCGCGGGGACACCCAGGGTGGATCCTCCATCACGCAGCAGTACGTGAAGAACGTCCTCGTGGAGAGCGCGACCTCCCGCGAGGAGGTCGAGGACGCCCAGGCCGAGACCCTGGCCCGCAAGATCCGCGAGCTCCGCTACGCCGTCACCCTGGAGCAGGAGCTCACCAAGGACGAGATCCTGGAGGGCTACCTCAACATCGCCTACTTCGGCGACGGCGCCTACGGCGCGGAGTCCGCGTCGCAGCACTTCTTCAGCGTGAGCGCCGACGAGCTCGAACTCGACGAGGCCGCGACCCTCGCCGGGGCGGTCCGGTTCCCGTTCCAGTACAACCCCCGGTTGAACCCCGACGAGGCGGTGGACCGGCGGAACACGGTGCTGGACCGGATGGCCGAGAACGAGATGATCACGTGGGAGGAGGCCGAGGAGACCAAGGAGGCCGACCTCGACCTCGACGCCGCGGACATGCCCGACAACGGATGTGTGCCGTCCGACGCGCCGTTCTTCTGTGACTACGTGATCAACCACATCACCAACAGCGAAGAGTTCGGTGAGGACGAGGAGGAACGGGACCGCTGGCTGAAGACCGCGGGCCTGGAGATCCACACCACCCTCGACCCCGACATGCAGGAGGCCGCCCAGGACGCGGTCGACAAGTGGGTCCCCCGGGACAACGAGTCGCGCAAGGTCGCGGCGGAGGTCCTGGTCGAGCCGGGGACGGGCGAGATCCGCGCCATGGCGCAGAGCCGCGACTACGGGCCCGACGAGGACGAGCTGGGCGTCACGTCCATCAACTTCACCACCGACTACGACAACGGTGGCAGCACCGGCTTCCAGGCGGGCTCGACTTTCAAGACCGTCACCCTCGCGGCAGCGCTCGACCAGGGGCTGGGCTTCGGCACGTCCTTCGACTCACCGGGCAGCATGACCATCACCGGGCAGACCAACTGCGAGGGCGGCACCCTCGCGCCCTGGTCCGTGAGCAACGCCGGTGAGAGCGACTCCGGCGGGCACAACATGATCTCCGGCACCAAGGGGTCGGTGAACACCTACTTCGCCCAACTTCAGCGGCGGGTCGGACTCTGCGACGTGATCGAGATGGCCGAGACCCTCGGTCTCGAGCGCGCGGACGGCACGAGCTTCGACAACCCCAACACCCAGGCCAACAACTCCTTCACGCTCGGCAGTGAGGAGGTCTCGCCTATGCGCGTCGCCAACGCCTACGCGGTGTTCGCCTCCGGCGGCCAACTGTGCGAGCCCCAGCCGTTCACCGAGATCTACGACAGCGTCAAGGACGAGACACTGGAGTTCGACTCCGACTGTGAACAGGTGATCGACGAGGACGTCGCGGCCGGCGTGAGCTACATCCTCAGCCAGACGTTCAAGGGCGGCACGACCAACGGACTGGACATCGGCCGTCCCGCCGCCGCCAAGACGGGCAGTACCGACGGCACGGCCGCCGCCTGGTTCGCCGGGTTCACCCCCAACCTCTCCGGCGCGGTGTTCGTCGGCGACCCGCGTGGGCCGCAGGAGTACCCGCTGCGCAACGTGAACATCGGCGGGCGCTACTACGGCCAGGTGTACGGCGCGACCATCCCCGGGCCGATCTGGCAGGAGACGTTCCGCGAGGCCGTCGAGAAGATCCCGGAGGAGAGCTTCCCCTCCGCACCGTCACGGTTCGGGTCCACGTCCTCCCAGCCGAGTGGTGGGGGCAGTGACACCCAGACCGCGGCGGCGGGCGGTGTTCCCGACGTGGTCGGTCAGACGGAGGAGGCGGCGGTCGCCGCCCTCGACGACGCCGGCTACAACGTCAACGTGTCCGGAAGCCCGATCTCCTCGGCGGAACCCGCGGGGAGCGTCGCGGCGGTGAACCCCGACCCGGGGACCAGCCTGCCGTCCGGGGCGACCGTGAACCTGTTCCTCAGCAATGGTGAGGGTGGGGCCGACGGCGCTTTGAACGATCACGGCCAACCGGCGATCTGGCCGGGCTCCACCCGTGACCCCGACCACGGCGAGGCCTGA
- a CDS encoding GatB/YqeY domain-containing protein, with product MSELKERLQSDLTSAMKQRDAVRARTLRMVLTVVSTESTSGETARELDDDEIQKIIAREVKKRREAAEAFDTGGREERAEAERAEAVVLGEYLPAQLGDDELAEIVSTVISETGATQMGAVMKEVLPRVGDRADGKRVSTEVRRQLA from the coding sequence ATGTCCGAGCTGAAAGAACGTCTACAAAGCGACCTCACGAGCGCCATGAAGCAACGTGACGCGGTGCGCGCCCGCACCCTGCGCATGGTGCTCACCGTGGTCTCCACCGAGTCGACGTCGGGCGAGACCGCCCGCGAACTCGACGACGACGAGATCCAGAAGATCATCGCGCGCGAGGTCAAGAAGCGCCGGGAGGCCGCCGAGGCGTTCGACACCGGCGGCCGGGAGGAGCGCGCCGAGGCCGAGCGCGCCGAGGCCGTGGTCCTGGGCGAGTACCTCCCCGCTCAGCTCGGCGATGACGAACTCGCCGAGATCGTGTCCACCGTCATCTCCGAGACGGGGGCGACCCAGATGGGCGCGGTGATGAAGGAGGTCCTGCCTCGGGTCGGGGACCGCGCCGACGGCAAGCGGGTCTCGACCGAGGTACGCCGCCAGCTCGCCTGA
- a CDS encoding metallophosphoesterase codes for MGERAPSIRSIGMGAAGVAAIGAAGLAYAGLVERNWFRLRHYEVPLLPPRSPRLRILHLADAHLTPGRRRMIDWIRGLDDYEPDLVVNTGDSLASADAVEPFLDALGPLLRRPGVFVFGSNDLYGPQWKNPARYLWRSSHKDYEVRRVPDLPWEHLSAAMTSAGWLDLNNRKGDVKAGTLDVAVAGIHDSHIKRDRYDLIAGPADPGADLRLGVMHSPEPANLDRFTADGYQLLLAGHTHGGQICLPGYGTLVTNCGIDRHRARGLSRNGDSYLHVSAGLGTSPTAPVRFFCRPEAALLDIVAR; via the coding sequence ATGGGTGAGCGTGCTCCATCGATCCGTTCCATCGGGATGGGCGCGGCCGGCGTGGCCGCGATCGGCGCCGCGGGCCTGGCCTACGCCGGGCTCGTCGAACGGAACTGGTTCCGGCTTCGCCACTATGAGGTTCCTCTCCTCCCGCCCCGAAGCCCTCGGCTGCGGATTCTCCACCTCGCGGACGCCCACCTGACTCCGGGACGCCGCCGGATGATCGACTGGATCCGCGGCCTGGACGACTACGAACCCGACCTCGTGGTGAACACCGGGGACTCGCTGGCGTCCGCGGACGCCGTCGAACCCTTCCTCGACGCACTGGGGCCGCTCCTACGACGCCCCGGCGTGTTCGTCTTCGGCTCCAACGACCTCTACGGGCCGCAGTGGAAGAACCCGGCGCGCTACCTGTGGCGCAGTAGCCACAAGGACTACGAGGTCCGTCGGGTCCCCGACCTGCCGTGGGAGCACCTCAGCGCCGCGATGACCTCGGCGGGGTGGCTCGACCTCAACAACCGCAAGGGCGACGTGAAGGCCGGGACGCTCGACGTCGCGGTGGCCGGTATCCACGACTCCCACATCAAACGGGACCGCTACGACCTGATCGCCGGCCCCGCCGACCCGGGCGCCGACCTCCGTCTGGGCGTAATGCACTCCCCGGAACCGGCCAACCTGGACCGGTTCACCGCGGACGGCTACCAACTCCTGCTCGCCGGCCACACCCACGGCGGCCAGATCTGCCTCCCGGGCTACGGGACGCTGGTCACCAACTGCGGCATCGACCGCCACCGCGCCCGTGGCCTCAGCCGCAACGGCGACTCCTACCTCCACGTCTCCGCCGGCCTCGGCACCTCCCCCACCGCCCCCGTCCGTTTCTTCTGCCGCCCCGAGGCCGCCCTCCTCGACATCGTCGCGCGATAG
- a CDS encoding SAM-dependent methyltransferase, whose amino-acid sequence MADVNDFMKNVAPEDGELPEWATVTFDTSTPSIARVYDAFLNGKDNFAVDRQVAQAILEVVPESARLAQDNRAWIGRVVTWLVGEAGIRQIIDLGSGLPASSNVHDYAQRIAPDTRVAYVDNDPIVLAHGRAMLDVNSRTTVITADVRDLDDVFDNDDLRALIDLDQPFAILLASVLHHFPDGQDRAVARMLRERMSPGSYLAVANVADPGTDDRVEKLVSAARANGMDTGFWRPYPQHRMYFGDLDLVPPGLCPVNEWKPDEDTPTESPVHHLYLGGVGYYGG is encoded by the coding sequence GTGGCTGACGTCAACGACTTCATGAAGAACGTCGCGCCCGAGGACGGGGAGCTCCCCGAGTGGGCGACCGTCACCTTCGACACCTCGACGCCGTCCATCGCCCGCGTGTACGACGCCTTCCTCAACGGGAAGGACAACTTCGCGGTGGACCGTCAGGTCGCGCAGGCGATCCTGGAGGTGGTCCCGGAGTCGGCGCGGCTCGCGCAGGACAACCGGGCGTGGATCGGCCGGGTGGTCACGTGGCTCGTGGGCGAGGCCGGCATCCGGCAGATCATCGACCTGGGCAGCGGTCTGCCGGCCAGCAGCAACGTGCACGACTACGCGCAGCGGATCGCGCCGGACACCCGGGTGGCCTACGTCGACAACGACCCCATCGTGCTGGCGCACGGCCGGGCGATGCTCGACGTCAACAGCCGAACCACCGTCATCACCGCGGACGTTCGCGACCTGGACGACGTCTTCGACAACGACGACCTCCGCGCCCTGATCGACCTGGACCAGCCGTTCGCCATCCTCCTCGCCAGCGTCCTGCACCACTTCCCGGACGGTCAGGACCGCGCCGTCGCCCGCATGCTGCGCGAGCGGATGAGTCCCGGCTCCTACCTGGCGGTCGCGAACGTGGCCGACCCCGGTACGGACGACCGTGTCGAGAAACTCGTCTCCGCCGCGCGTGCCAACGGCATGGACACCGGCTTCTGGCGCCCCTACCCCCAACACCGCATGTACTTCGGCGACCTCGACCTCGTCCCCCCGGGCCTCTGCCCCGTCAACGAGTGGAAACCCGACGAGGACACCCCCACCGAGTCCCCCGTCCACCACCTCTACCTGGGAGGCGTGGGCTACTACGGGGGTTAG
- the purL gene encoding phosphoribosylformylglycinamidine synthase subunit PurL, producing the protein MSVAVPELDTVGRASATPDVPQPYAELGLTEGEYERLRGILGRRPTAAELAIYSVMWSEHCSYKSSKVHLRQFGAKAPQTHALLVGMGENAGVVDVGDGWAVTFKIESHNHPSYVEPHQGAATGVGGIVRDILTMGARPVAVMDALRFGPADAEDTRRVLPGVVSGISSYGNCLGLPNIGGELGFDAGYLGNPLVNALCVGVMRHGDIKLAQADGPGNKVVLFGASTGPDGIGGASVLASASFEDESQAKRPSVQVGNPFLEKLLIECSLELFADDLVEGIQDLGAAGVSCATTELAAGGTGGMRVELDRVPLRDPRLTPEEILMSESQERMMAVVRPDRLDAFMAICEKWGVEATVIGEVTDVTEAEAKRGGRLVMTWHGETVVDLPPRTAAEEGPVYERPYARPGDLDRLRAHNANTLARPASDDELRHQALAVLASPGIADPTWVTRQYDRYVLGGTVLAAPHDGGVIRISDDSPRGLALATDGNGRYTRLDPYAGAQLALSEAYRNVAATGAVPLAVTNCLNYGSPEDPGVMWQFAQSTRGLADACQELGVPVTGGNVSFYNQTGETAINPTPVIGVLGTIADVRTRLSSAFPSDARIFLLGETHEELGGSAWANTVHDHLGGVPPRVDLAAEAALGRTLAGAADAGLALAAHDLSDGGLFVALAESCLRGNVGATVRVEEDGVVGLFSESVARAVVAVSPENTAAFACLCADEGVSAREIGATGTDRLSVDAGTFGLSVELEELRQVYESALPAIFGRD; encoded by the coding sequence ATGTCTGTCGCCGTCCCCGAGCTGGACACCGTTGGTCGCGCCTCCGCGACGCCGGACGTTCCCCAGCCCTACGCCGAGCTCGGCCTGACCGAGGGGGAGTACGAGAGGCTGCGGGGCATCCTCGGGCGGCGCCCGACGGCGGCGGAGCTCGCCATCTACTCCGTGATGTGGAGCGAACACTGCTCCTACAAGAGCTCCAAGGTGCACCTGCGCCAGTTCGGTGCGAAGGCGCCGCAGACCCACGCGCTCCTGGTCGGCATGGGCGAGAACGCCGGAGTCGTCGACGTCGGTGACGGCTGGGCGGTGACCTTCAAGATCGAGTCCCACAACCACCCGTCCTACGTCGAACCCCACCAGGGGGCGGCGACCGGCGTCGGTGGCATCGTGCGCGACATCCTCACCATGGGAGCACGGCCCGTCGCGGTGATGGACGCGCTGCGCTTCGGACCCGCCGACGCCGAGGACACGCGGCGTGTCCTGCCGGGCGTGGTGTCGGGGATCTCCTCCTACGGCAACTGCCTCGGCCTGCCCAACATCGGGGGCGAACTCGGCTTCGACGCGGGCTACCTCGGCAACCCGCTCGTCAACGCCCTGTGCGTCGGGGTGATGCGTCACGGCGACATCAAACTCGCCCAGGCGGACGGCCCCGGCAACAAGGTCGTCCTCTTCGGGGCGAGCACCGGACCGGACGGGATCGGCGGCGCGTCCGTCCTGGCCAGCGCCTCCTTCGAGGACGAGAGCCAGGCCAAGCGGCCCAGCGTGCAGGTCGGCAACCCCTTCCTGGAGAAGCTACTCATCGAGTGCTCCCTCGAGCTGTTCGCGGACGATCTGGTGGAAGGCATCCAGGACCTCGGCGCCGCCGGGGTCTCCTGCGCCACCACGGAGCTCGCCGCGGGTGGCACCGGAGGCATGCGCGTCGAGTTGGACCGGGTTCCCCTGCGCGACCCCCGACTCACTCCCGAGGAGATCCTCATGAGTGAGTCCCAGGAGCGCATGATGGCGGTCGTGCGACCCGACCGGCTGGACGCCTTCATGGCGATCTGCGAGAAGTGGGGCGTTGAGGCCACGGTCATCGGCGAGGTCACCGACGTCACCGAGGCGGAGGCCAAACGCGGCGGACGCCTCGTGATGACCTGGCACGGCGAGACCGTCGTCGATCTTCCCCCGCGCACGGCCGCCGAGGAGGGGCCCGTCTACGAGCGGCCCTACGCCCGTCCGGGCGACCTCGACAGACTGCGCGCACACAACGCGAACACGCTGGCCCGCCCGGCGAGCGACGACGAACTGCGGCACCAGGCCCTCGCGGTACTCGCCTCGCCCGGAATCGCCGACCCCACCTGGGTCACCCGGCAGTACGACCGCTACGTCCTCGGCGGAACCGTGTTGGCGGCTCCGCACGACGGCGGCGTCATCCGGATCTCCGACGACAGTCCGCGCGGCCTCGCCCTGGCCACGGACGGCAACGGCCGCTACACCCGGCTCGACCCCTACGCCGGAGCCCAATTGGCCCTGTCGGAGGCGTACCGCAACGTCGCGGCCACCGGTGCCGTGCCCCTGGCCGTCACCAACTGCCTCAACTACGGATCGCCGGAGGACCCCGGCGTCATGTGGCAGTTCGCCCAGTCCACGCGTGGTCTGGCCGACGCCTGCCAGGAACTCGGGGTTCCCGTGACCGGCGGCAACGTGAGCTTCTACAACCAGACCGGTGAGACGGCCATCAACCCGACACCGGTGATCGGGGTCCTCGGAACGATCGCCGACGTACGGACCCGCCTGTCCTCGGCGTTCCCCAGTGACGCGCGGATCTTCCTCCTCGGGGAGACCCACGAGGAACTCGGCGGCTCGGCGTGGGCCAACACGGTGCACGACCACCTGGGTGGCGTGCCGCCCCGGGTGGATCTCGCGGCCGAGGCCGCACTGGGACGAACCCTCGCCGGCGCGGCCGACGCGGGTCTCGCCCTGGCCGCGCACGACCTCTCCGACGGCGGCCTTTTCGTCGCCCTCGCCGAGTCCTGCCTGCGCGGGAACGTCGGCGCCACCGTTCGGGTCGAGGAGGACGGCGTCGTCGGTCTGTTCAGCGAGTCGGTCGCCCGAGCCGTGGTCGCGGTCTCCCCCGAGAACACCGCCGCGTTCGCATGTCTGTGCGCCGACGAGGGTGTCTCGGCTCGGGAGATCGGAGCCACCGGCACCGACCGTCTCTCCGTTGACGCCGGCACGTTCGGTCTCTCCGTGGAGCTCGAAGAACTCCGCCAGGTGTACGAGAGTGCTTTGCCCGCGATCTTCGGGCGGGACTGA
- the purQ gene encoding phosphoribosylformylglycinamidine synthase subunit PurQ yields the protein MATRVGVVTFPGSLDDRDAARALRQAGAEPVPLWHAEADLRGVEAVVLPGGFSYGDYLRCGAIARFAPIMEAIVPAARGGDLPVLGICNGFQILCESHLLPGALTRNATTRFVCTDQKLRVENASTAWTSAYSSDDTLVIPLKSMEGNYVADPTTLDELEAEGRVVVRYVGDAPNGAQRGIAGITNEHGNVVGLMPHPEHAIDALTGPGTDGLGFFTSILAASTSPVAAGSP from the coding sequence ATGGCCACCCGTGTGGGTGTTGTCACCTTCCCCGGGTCCCTCGACGACCGGGACGCGGCGCGCGCACTGCGCCAGGCCGGAGCCGAACCGGTACCTCTGTGGCACGCCGAGGCGGACCTGCGCGGCGTCGAAGCCGTGGTCCTTCCCGGCGGTTTCTCCTACGGGGACTACCTACGCTGTGGAGCCATCGCCCGCTTCGCGCCGATCATGGAGGCGATCGTCCCCGCGGCCCGCGGTGGTGACCTTCCGGTGCTCGGCATCTGCAACGGCTTCCAGATCCTCTGTGAGAGCCACCTCCTGCCGGGCGCGCTCACCCGCAACGCCACGACCCGCTTCGTCTGCACGGACCAGAAGCTCCGGGTGGAGAACGCCTCCACCGCCTGGACCAGTGCCTACTCGTCAGACGACACGTTGGTCATCCCGTTGAAGAGCATGGAGGGCAACTACGTCGCCGACCCCACGACGCTGGACGAGCTCGAGGCCGAGGGCCGGGTCGTCGTCCGCTACGTCGGGGACGCGCCCAACGGCGCGCAGCGGGGTATCGCCGGGATCACCAACGAGCACGGCAACGTCGTGGGCCTGATGCCGCACCCCGAGCACGCCATCGACGCCCTGACCGGTCCCGGCACCGACGGTCTGGGCTTCTTCACCTCCATCCTCGCGGCGTCAACCTCACCGGTCGCGGCCGGGAGCCCGTGA
- a CDS encoding ATP-binding protein — protein sequence MDVSFSITLPRASYTVGVTRLFLRSALDSSGVVGEFRDDILSAATEACANSIDHGFPARSYQVEMRVAQDWCVIEVTDTGSYFDVHEVGMPEDDAESGRGILMMRELVDNVALDEVPGGGKRVSLLKWRVPLSAAAPAPRTPVG from the coding sequence ATGGACGTGAGTTTCTCGATCACGCTCCCCAGAGCGTCGTACACGGTTGGGGTAACGCGCCTTTTTCTACGGTCCGCTCTCGACAGCAGCGGGGTCGTCGGGGAGTTCCGGGATGACATCCTGTCCGCCGCGACCGAGGCCTGCGCCAATTCCATCGATCACGGCTTCCCCGCCCGGAGCTACCAGGTGGAGATGCGGGTGGCCCAGGACTGGTGCGTGATCGAGGTCACCGACACCGGGTCCTACTTCGACGTCCACGAGGTCGGCATGCCGGAGGACGACGCCGAGTCGGGCCGGGGGATCCTCATGATGCGCGAACTGGTCGACAACGTCGCCCTCGACGAGGTTCCGGGTGGCGGGAAGCGGGTCTCCCTGCTGAAGTGGCGTGTTCCACTCTCCGCGGCCGCCCCGGCACCACGGACCCCCGTGGGCTGA